In Thalassophryne amazonica chromosome 14, fThaAma1.1, whole genome shotgun sequence, one DNA window encodes the following:
- the esd gene encoding LOW QUALITY PROTEIN: S-formylglutathione hydrolase (The sequence of the model RefSeq protein was modified relative to this genomic sequence to represent the inferred CDS: inserted 1 base in 1 codon), producing the protein MTLTQVSSNKCAGGYQKVFEHDSAELKCKMKLQFILPPKAETXNCPVMYWLSGLTCTEQNFITKAGSQLAAAEHGIIIVAPDTSPRGCNIEGEDENWDFGTGAGFYVDATQDPWKTNYRMYSYVTEELPKVINANFPADPDRMSVCGHSMGGHGALIFALKNPGKYKAVSAFAPICNPIQCPWGQKAFNGYLGSDRSTWEAYDATVLAAAYSGPQLDILIDQGRDDQFLSASQLLPDNLIAVCSEKKIPVVFRLQPGYDHSYFFIYSFMNDHVKHHAKYLNA; encoded by the exons ATGACTCTCACGCAGGTTTCCTCGAACAAATGTGCCGGCGGCTACCAGAAGGTTTTCGAGCACGACAG CGCGGAGCTGAAGTGTAAGATGAAGTTGCAGTTTATTCTGCCTCCTAAAGCAGAGA AAAATTGTCCCGTCATGTACTGGCTGTCTG GTCTGACGTGCACCGAGCAGAACTTCATCACCAAAGCGGGCAGTCAGCTCGCCGCAGCCGAACACGGCATCATCATCGTCGCCCCGGACACCAGCCCAC GAGGCTGTAACATCGAGGGCGAGGACGAGAACTGGGACTTCGGCACTGGAGCTGGTTTTTATGTCGATGCCACTCAGGATCCATGGAAGACCAACTACCGCATGTACTCGTACGTGACTGAAGAG CTCCCAAAGGTCATCAACGCCAACTTCCCCGCCGACCCCGACAGGATGTCCGTATGTGGTCACTCCATGGGCGGCCACGGTGCGCTCATCTTTGCCCTGAAGAATCCTGGGAAATATAAG GCCGTGTCAGCATTCGCACCCATCTGCAACCCAATCCAGTGCCCGTGGGGTCAGAAGGCCTTTAATGGATACCTGGGCTCAGACAGGTCTACATGGGAG GCATATGACGCCACAGTGTTGGCGGCGGCATATTCTGGCCCGCAGCTCGAcatcctgatcgatcagggccgtGATGACCAGTTCCTGTCCGCCAGCCAGCTGCTGCCCGACAACCTGATTGCCGTCTGCTCGGAAAAGAAAATCCCCGTCGTCTTCAGACTACAGCCG GGCTACGACCACAGCTACTTCTTCATCTACTCCTTCATGAACGACCACGTTAAACACCACGCCAAGTACCTGAACGCCTGA